The proteins below are encoded in one region of Fimbriimonadaceae bacterium:
- a CDS encoding HEAT repeat domain-containing protein has translation MSLRVAVLVAAATLALAAHGQLSAAEKQGLADAMLVGNLRPVDLKYSRQPFQDKHRMPLVAQALGDPLATADTLLAVPGELEKQGLDQIVRQALAMAGKPVGPTRPAPEPAAVNSLPVGLREPVGQLVAATQRSDVEVRAALAKLTPSELRELIEGLPTLAVEEPKVKFEFVKSTPPGRDRLLQLMDRVDLAKIQAAGAELSEVVVQVARNLREAKEDISGPKLRLVVNGLVVVIGGRGPTVHDDNDARITIDLGGDDLYTGRCGAGVGYSSVLIDVGGDDRYFAPDLSVGAGVCGVGIAYDMGGQDIFRGRSLCFGAGVCGVGLLRKDGGHDRYDAVSLSEGFGFFGVGVLLDTAGDDDYRLRLFGQGAARTQGVGWLADLRGDDSYRAGGLSMNEPLFTGVSYSFAQGFASGFREDTGGVSGGIGLLTDFAGQDVYTADTYAQGSSYWFSLGVLWDGGGRDTYSAYHYAQASAMHCTAAFLFDLAGDDSYIAQVGASQAIGHDYGVAMLLDRAGNDVYSARDGQPGLGVANGLGIFVDSAGQDRYEGPPGQGNASRGTGSLGVFVDLAGPDSYGKGLEDFAVFAGSTYGVSIDLGPAPTQAPDTRQTSPLPVPGSKPKPSDAEMEKIYAKATQWGVGSAEKEVAENVQLLQEIGLPAFEWMLDHRLAQADRLQIRAFVAVAKGIGIGAAAPLGAKALKGSKPEILNVIRIATDAEIRDIGALIGNWLEDPDLKRQAATAAGPLKAAGAVPGLMKLCLDPDPLVVRAAMASLNQIGSADSGSTAQAMVFHQDFLTRMAALELLSKFPDQAKPFATSLLNDPDEFRARVGIQLLGKLNDGIYEMGAMLLDPRPGVRLEALRQLDGRCPEELLPSVAKLRQDPIPVVAAAAMSFQRRR, from the coding sequence ATGAGCCTGCGCGTCGCGGTCTTAGTCGCCGCCGCCACCCTCGCCCTTGCCGCCCACGGCCAGCTGAGTGCCGCTGAGAAGCAAGGGCTCGCGGACGCGATGCTCGTGGGCAATTTACGCCCGGTCGACCTGAAGTATTCGCGACAACCCTTTCAGGACAAGCACCGGATGCCGCTCGTCGCCCAAGCTCTGGGAGATCCCCTGGCGACGGCCGACACGCTCCTGGCCGTGCCCGGCGAATTGGAGAAACAGGGGCTAGACCAGATCGTGCGGCAGGCGCTCGCGATGGCCGGGAAGCCGGTGGGCCCGACGCGGCCCGCACCCGAGCCCGCCGCCGTCAATTCCCTCCCCGTCGGCTTGCGCGAGCCAGTCGGGCAGCTTGTCGCCGCGACCCAGCGCTCGGACGTCGAAGTCCGCGCCGCGCTCGCGAAGCTCACTCCGTCCGAGCTCCGCGAACTCATTGAAGGCCTACCGACGCTAGCCGTCGAAGAGCCGAAGGTCAAGTTTGAGTTCGTCAAGTCCACTCCGCCCGGGCGAGACCGGCTCCTGCAACTCATGGACAGAGTCGACCTCGCCAAGATCCAGGCGGCGGGGGCCGAGCTGTCCGAAGTCGTCGTCCAAGTCGCCCGGAATCTGCGCGAGGCCAAGGAGGATATCTCCGGGCCGAAGCTGCGCCTTGTGGTAAACGGGCTCGTCGTGGTGATCGGCGGACGCGGCCCGACGGTCCACGACGACAACGACGCGCGCATCACCATAGACCTCGGCGGAGACGACCTCTACACCGGGCGGTGCGGGGCGGGGGTCGGCTATAGCTCTGTCCTCATCGACGTCGGCGGGGACGACCGCTATTTCGCGCCAGACCTCAGCGTCGGCGCGGGCGTCTGTGGCGTCGGCATCGCGTACGACATGGGCGGCCAGGACATTTTCCGGGGCCGCTCGCTCTGCTTCGGTGCAGGCGTTTGCGGCGTCGGCCTCCTGCGCAAGGACGGAGGCCATGACCGCTATGACGCCGTCTCGCTTTCCGAAGGGTTCGGCTTCTTCGGGGTCGGCGTCCTGCTGGATACGGCGGGCGACGATGATTACCGCTTGCGGCTCTTCGGCCAGGGGGCGGCGCGCACGCAGGGAGTGGGGTGGCTCGCCGACCTCCGTGGCGACGACTCATACCGAGCGGGCGGCCTCAGCATGAACGAACCGCTCTTCACGGGCGTTTCGTACTCCTTCGCCCAAGGGTTCGCATCGGGCTTCCGAGAGGACACGGGAGGCGTGAGCGGAGGCATCGGCCTCCTCACCGACTTTGCAGGCCAAGACGTTTACACCGCCGACACTTATGCCCAAGGAAGCTCCTACTGGTTCAGCCTTGGAGTGCTCTGGGACGGCGGCGGGCGGGATACGTACAGCGCCTACCACTACGCACAGGCCAGCGCGATGCACTGCACGGCTGCCTTCCTCTTTGACCTTGCCGGGGACGATTCCTATATCGCCCAGGTGGGCGCCTCACAGGCGATCGGCCACGATTACGGCGTCGCCATGTTGCTCGATCGCGCGGGCAACGACGTCTACAGCGCGCGGGACGGCCAGCCGGGCCTTGGCGTGGCGAACGGCCTCGGCATCTTCGTAGATTCCGCGGGACAAGACCGTTACGAGGGGCCGCCCGGTCAAGGCAACGCCTCCCGGGGGACGGGCTCGCTCGGCGTCTTTGTCGACCTCGCCGGCCCCGACAGTTACGGCAAGGGTTTGGAGGACTTTGCCGTGTTCGCGGGCTCGACCTATGGCGTTTCCATAGACCTCGGCCCGGCACCGACCCAAGCCCCTGACACCCGCCAGACATCGCCCCTTCCCGTGCCCGGCAGCAAGCCGAAGCCTTCGGATGCGGAGATGGAGAAGATCTACGCCAAGGCGACCCAGTGGGGTGTCGGCAGCGCCGAGAAGGAGGTCGCGGAGAACGTCCAATTGCTCCAAGAGATCGGCTTGCCCGCGTTCGAGTGGATGCTCGACCACCGCCTCGCCCAGGCCGACCGCCTGCAGATCCGCGCCTTCGTCGCCGTCGCCAAAGGCATCGGCATCGGGGCCGCGGCCCCGCTCGGGGCAAAGGCCCTCAAAGGCAGCAAGCCGGAGATCTTGAACGTGATCCGCATCGCGACCGACGCCGAGATCCGGGACATCGGCGCCCTCATCGGAAACTGGCTGGAAGACCCCGACCTGAAGAGGCAGGCGGCCACCGCGGCGGGGCCCCTGAAGGCGGCCGGCGCCGTCCCCGGGCTGATGAAGCTCTGCCTCGACCCCGACCCCTTGGTGGTCCGAGCGGCGATGGCCTCGCTCAACCAAATCGGGAGCGCTGACTCCGGTTCGACCGCCCAGGCGATGGTGTTCCACCAGGACTTCCTGACCCGGATGGCGGCGCTTGAACTCCTCTCCAAGTTCCCGGACCAGGCAAAGCCTTTCGCGACTTCCCTCCTGAACGACCCGGACGAATTCCGGGCACGGGTGGGGATCCAGCTTCTCGGGAAGCTGAACGACGGGATCTACGAGATGGGAGCCATGCTTCTCGACCCGCGGCCGGGGGTTCGCCTGGAAGCCTTGCGGCAGCTTGACGGAAGGTGCCCGGAAGAACTTCTCCCCAGCGTGGCGAAGCTCCGCCAAGACCCGATCCCGGTCGTGGCCGCCGCAGCCATGTCGTTCCAGCGCCGCAGGTGA
- a CDS encoding VanZ family protein, translating to MATLAVPVAPFALPLALGLAVTAYWRRVTKPWPWAALFYAGALFGGWAFGSRENLQVPMPLAFLIAGTLCCLTLLWLVFRSGPRSGWLLLAVLVGLSLAVISGPEGGPGRFMYFLTQILHLSEPVAGTINLVVRKALHFTAYGIFAYSAARGAAGAGTSVAKSVPLGLAWALSHAVFDEMNQGFAPNRSGSPYDVLLDTAGMATLLTVYLRANGLSWRDVAWPWKR from the coding sequence GTGGCCACACTCGCCGTTCCCGTGGCACCGTTCGCTCTGCCGCTGGCGCTCGGGCTGGCCGTCACGGCCTACTGGCGCCGCGTCACCAAGCCCTGGCCATGGGCCGCGCTGTTCTATGCAGGGGCACTGTTCGGCGGGTGGGCGTTCGGCTCGCGCGAGAACCTGCAGGTGCCGATGCCCCTTGCGTTCTTGATCGCGGGGACGTTGTGTTGCCTGACCCTTTTGTGGCTGGTGTTTCGGTCCGGCCCCCGCTCTGGCTGGCTCCTCCTGGCGGTCTTGGTCGGCCTCTCGCTCGCCGTGATTAGCGGTCCGGAGGGCGGCCCGGGGCGCTTCATGTATTTCCTTACCCAGATCCTGCATCTCTCCGAACCGGTGGCGGGCACGATCAACCTCGTCGTGCGGAAGGCGTTGCACTTCACCGCGTACGGCATCTTCGCGTACAGCGCCGCGCGCGGGGCGGCCGGCGCTGGCACGTCCGTCGCGAAGTCCGTGCCGCTGGGCCTTGCCTGGGCGCTTTCCCACGCCGTCTTCGACGAGATGAACCAGGGCTTCGCCCCGAACCGCTCGGGCTCACCCTACGACGTGCTGCTCGATACGGCCGGGATGGCGACCCTGCTCACGGTCTACCTTCGCGCAAACGGGCTATCCTGGCGGGACGTGGCATGGCCTTGGAAGCGCTAG
- the surE gene encoding 5'/3'-nucleotidase SurE, translating into MRILVTNDDGIRAPGLLALANVAREFGEVKVVAPDRERSACGHSMTMREPLRVTEFDVDGLEGYMVSGVPVDCVNVGLTVGWPDGCDLVLSGFNNGPNLGFDATYSGTVAGAMEGVINGIRSIAFSMSVFADGAPFHYETGATWLRENWAWLTALELPPLCLLNVNVPAIAEPELNGHRFVSMGKRVYEDRVERREDPWGRPYYWQGGIVVMRAEEDENDVWAVTNGYVAVTPITLDWTEYATLRKLRQSDPSAEPAASR; encoded by the coding sequence ATGCGAATCCTGGTGACGAACGACGACGGGATCCGTGCGCCCGGCCTCCTCGCCCTCGCGAACGTCGCCCGAGAGTTTGGCGAGGTGAAGGTCGTCGCCCCAGACCGGGAGCGGAGCGCCTGCGGCCACTCGATGACCATGCGAGAGCCGCTCCGCGTGACCGAGTTCGACGTCGACGGGCTGGAAGGATATATGGTGAGCGGCGTCCCCGTGGACTGCGTCAACGTGGGCCTGACCGTGGGTTGGCCGGATGGGTGCGACCTCGTGCTCAGCGGGTTCAACAACGGCCCGAACCTGGGGTTTGACGCCACGTACAGCGGCACCGTCGCGGGGGCGATGGAGGGCGTCATCAACGGCATCCGCTCGATCGCCTTCTCCATGAGCGTCTTCGCAGATGGCGCGCCGTTCCACTACGAGACAGGGGCCACCTGGCTGCGCGAGAACTGGGCGTGGCTCACGGCCTTGGAGTTGCCCCCGCTCTGTCTGCTGAATGTGAACGTCCCTGCGATCGCCGAGCCTGAATTGAACGGCCACCGCTTCGTCTCCATGGGGAAGCGGGTCTATGAGGACCGGGTCGAGCGAAGGGAAGACCCTTGGGGCCGGCCCTACTATTGGCAGGGCGGCATCGTCGTCATGCGCGCCGAGGAAGACGAGAACGACGTCTGGGCGGTGACGAACGGCTACGTCGCGGTAACCCCCATCACGCTCGACTGGACCGAATACGCCACGCTGCGGAAACTTCGGCAAAGCGATCCCAGCGCGGAACCGGCGGCAAGCCGCTAA
- a CDS encoding response regulator transcription factor, which yields MRVLVVEDDEEIAEQLAIALRNSGHKPTVAKDGVEGEREALLNPYGVILLDVMMPGRNGFEVCRRLRQSGVETPILMLTAKDAVEDRVTGLDTGADDYLVKPFEIAELLARIRSLARRDSQTRTGVVTINDLVVDSRTQTATKAGEPLRLTPREFSLLEALVRNEGRTLTREAILERVWNNDEALPNTVSFHMSSLRKKVDPEAKLIHTVHGFGYVLRRGEG from the coding sequence ATGAGGGTGTTGGTCGTCGAGGACGACGAGGAGATCGCGGAGCAGCTAGCGATCGCCCTCCGGAACTCGGGGCACAAGCCCACCGTGGCGAAAGACGGGGTGGAGGGCGAGCGCGAGGCCCTGCTGAACCCATACGGGGTGATCCTCCTGGACGTCATGATGCCTGGCCGCAACGGGTTCGAAGTGTGCCGACGGCTTCGCCAATCCGGGGTCGAGACCCCCATTCTGATGCTCACCGCCAAAGATGCGGTGGAGGACCGGGTGACCGGTCTGGACACGGGGGCGGACGACTACCTCGTGAAGCCGTTCGAAATCGCCGAGCTTCTTGCCCGGATCCGGTCCCTCGCCCGCCGGGACTCACAGACCCGCACCGGCGTCGTCACGATCAACGACCTGGTGGTGGATTCCCGAACCCAAACGGCGACGAAGGCTGGCGAGCCGTTAAGGCTCACTCCCAGGGAGTTCAGCCTCTTGGAGGCCTTGGTCCGCAACGAGGGCCGCACCCTGACCCGCGAGGCGATCCTTGAGCGGGTGTGGAACAACGACGAGGCCCTGCCCAACACGGTCAGCTTCCATATGTCCTCGCTCCGAAAGAAGGTGGATCCGGAAGCGAAGCTGATCCACACCGTCCACGGCTTCGGCTACGTTCTGCGCCGGGGAGAGGGCTGA
- a CDS encoding HAMP domain-containing histidine kinase, producing MAARSFRFKLLLWTGLSFFLAVYGVGAALVWVSGRATEKLFDEALMEMARVAAEGPNPLRHREEPRRGEPFGLGEPPLGRRGPDQDRTQDGLPLKSPRFVGVAPDGALVGEGWDDALARAALKKGAFVGDSQGEGKVLRVASVPVRGRQGRVLGVVQTADDPASLALGRQAQQNTLLLAAPVCLVLVALLAKALSDQVLRPVGRATELARAIAADPGAGVRLPVEGDDEMAQMAGAFNKMTDGLQASNRRLAEALEAQRRFTADASHELRTPLTRITLAAENGAGENVDPEGRKTALETVKRSAASMRRLIEGLLALSRSDTGRLELELGPVKLKQAAVEAVAEAGLAADPRVSVEGAEVTVGADSDALRRILVNLLENATRVTPPEGSVTIAVEAVGPRLTVTDTGPGVAPEHRERIFDRFFRADESRSRASGGNGLGLAIARELAQAMAAKLYLMPGTGPGATFCIDFSPSDPSSQDSNSEIV from the coding sequence ATGGCGGCGCGGTCCTTCCGGTTCAAGCTGCTGCTCTGGACCGGGCTTTCGTTCTTTCTCGCGGTTTACGGGGTCGGCGCCGCGCTAGTCTGGGTGAGCGGTCGCGCGACTGAGAAGCTCTTCGACGAGGCGCTGATGGAGATGGCGCGGGTGGCCGCGGAGGGGCCCAACCCCTTACGGCACCGTGAGGAGCCACGCCGTGGCGAACCTTTTGGCCTTGGGGAACCACCCTTGGGGCGCCGCGGTCCAGATCAGGACCGCACACAGGACGGGCTTCCTCTGAAGTCGCCCCGCTTCGTCGGCGTGGCCCCTGACGGTGCCTTGGTCGGGGAGGGCTGGGACGACGCCCTCGCTCGGGCCGCCCTTAAGAAAGGAGCCTTTGTCGGAGACTCGCAAGGCGAGGGGAAGGTGCTCCGCGTCGCCTCCGTCCCGGTCCGGGGTCGCCAAGGGCGGGTCTTGGGCGTCGTCCAAACCGCCGATGACCCGGCGAGCCTCGCCCTCGGCCGCCAAGCCCAGCAAAACACTTTGCTGCTTGCGGCGCCGGTCTGCCTAGTCCTGGTCGCGCTCTTGGCGAAGGCGCTTTCGGACCAGGTCCTCCGCCCGGTGGGCCGTGCGACGGAGTTGGCCCGGGCCATCGCCGCAGACCCTGGCGCGGGGGTGCGCCTTCCCGTCGAGGGCGACGACGAGATGGCGCAGATGGCAGGGGCGTTCAACAAGATGACGGACGGACTGCAGGCTAGCAACCGCCGCTTGGCGGAGGCGCTGGAGGCACAGCGCCGCTTCACAGCGGACGCCTCGCACGAACTGCGGACGCCGCTCACGCGCATCACCCTCGCCGCGGAGAACGGCGCTGGCGAGAACGTCGACCCGGAAGGGCGGAAGACGGCACTTGAAACGGTCAAGCGCTCGGCCGCATCCATGCGACGGCTGATCGAAGGCCTCCTCGCCCTTTCGCGCAGCGACACAGGCCGGCTTGAGCTTGAACTTGGACCGGTCAAATTGAAACAGGCAGCTGTCGAAGCGGTCGCGGAAGCGGGTTTGGCGGCAGACCCCCGGGTCAGCGTCGAGGGGGCGGAGGTGACCGTCGGCGCCGATTCCGACGCGCTGAGGCGGATCCTCGTGAACCTCTTGGAGAACGCGACCCGGGTGACGCCACCGGAGGGCAGCGTGACGATCGCGGTGGAGGCGGTCGGCCCCAGGCTGACCGTCACGGACACGGGGCCGGGCGTCGCCCCTGAGCACAGGGAGCGCATCTTTGACCGCTTCTTCCGGGCGGACGAGTCGCGGTCCCGTGCATCGGGCGGGAACGGACTGGGCCTCGCCATCGCCCGCGAGCTTGCCCAAGCCATGGCTGCCAAGCTCTATTTGATGCCGGGAACGGGGCCCGGTGCTACTTTTTGCATCGATTTTTCGCCTTCTGACCCTTCCTCACAAGATTCAAACAGCGAAATTGTATGA